CTGCAAAGCGGTGACATGTTTTAAACCAGCAAGTGCCTCCAGAAACTCTTCTGAATACCGCCCCTTCACATCTGTATTGGACACATTTAAAATCAAATCGGGTCGTTTGGCAAACACATGTTCATCCAGTGTTCGCAGATCATGCATCTCGTCCAGCCCGACAACAAAGCTAATCGTAGCCCTGTTCCGCAGTTGTACGATAGCCTTGTCCATTTTATCCTCGTTCCAGGGAACTCCACTCATCGAAGCGGCCCACGGTTCGTTCATTACTGGTCACCCTCCAATTCTCTGATACTTATCCATGTCTAGCTTTCCTTTAATTGTAAATCAAGAAGAGTACATTGAGAAGTCGAATACACATTCCGTGGTTACTTATCACCTGAAAACTCTGCTATAATACCTCCAAGTGTTATTCCCCAAGGGGAGATCAGGATGGAGGATAATCATCATGAAGTTTGCTAAACGTATGGAACATTTCAGTGAGGGGATATTCACACGTTTGCTGGAAATCAAGAGGCAACGACTGGAGAATGGAGAACCTGTCATCGATCTAAGTGTAGGCACACCCAATATTCCCCCGGCCCAACATATCATGACGGCTTTATGCGAGGCAGCAGCAGATGCTTCAAACTATACATATGCTGTAAATGATCAGAGCGAATTGCTGCAAGCAGTCAGTGAATGGTACAAGCGCCGTTACCATGTTGAACTGAATCCGAAAACCCAAATTTGCTCCTTGCTTGGATCACAGGAAGGTCTCGCCCACATCTCTTTGGCGATCGTTGATGAAGGAGATCTGGTTCTTGTACCCGATCCTTGTTATCCGGTCTTTGCTGATGGACCTCTACTTGCAGGAGCCGAGCTGTATTATATGCCCCAAAAAGAAGAACATGGATATGTTATTCAACTTCAGGACATTCCTGAAGCTGTTGCGCGCAAAGCAAAATTCATGCTTGTATCCTATCCCAACAATCCCACGACAGCAATGGCTCCCGATCAGTTCTATCTGGATCTAATTGATTTTGCCAAGAAATATGACATTATCGTTCTTCATGACAATGCATACAGCGAACTAGTGTTCGATGGGAAAACGTGCGGTAGTTTCCTTGCTTATCCCGGGGCGATGGATGTCGGCATTGAATTCAACTCGTTATCCAAAACCTATGGATTGGCTGGGGCACGAATCGGCTTTTGTGTGGGGAACCCGGATGTGGTATCTGTGCTTAAAAAGTTGAAATCCAACATGGATTACGGCATGTTTCTTCCGATTCAGAAGGCAGCCATTGCTGCAATCACAGGGGATCAGAGTGAAGTTGAGCGGGTCAGAGATATCTACGAGGAGCGCAGAGATATTCTTTGCGAAGGATTCAGCAACCTCGGTTGGCATATTGCCAAACCCGAAGCCAGCATGTTCATCTGGAGTCGGATTCCAGACCACTACGATACCTCAGAGCAGTTTGCCATGGATCTGGTTACACAAGCGGGTGTAATCGTAACGCCTGGGAGTGCATTCGGACCTTCGGGTGAAGGATATGTGAGATTCGCTTTGGTTCAGGATAAAGAGACGTTGCAGCAAGCGATCCTATCGGTAGATAACAGTGGAATGCTAAGAGAAAAAACAACGAAGTTATAACACAAATGAAAAAAAGCTATCATAATAAAATATCCCCTCTAGGTAAGCAGTGAGAAAAGAGAACATGTCTACATGAACTCAACACTGAAAACCAGAGGGGATTTTTTATTTAAGGATCGAATGTTTAAGCTGATTTGCGCCAGTTGGAACGATACATTAAATAAAGGAAATACGGCGTTCCAATGATTGCAATTAACAATCCGGATGGAATCTCGGTTGGTGCCATAATGGTCCTTCCGATTGTATCCGCCAGCACCAGCATCACTGCACCGACCAAAGCCGACAGAAACATCGACCGTCTTAACTTGTTTCCCGTCAACAGACGGACCATATGTGGGGCAATTAGCCCGATAAATCCAACCGTTCCCACACAGGCGACTGCACCTGCGGCAAGCAAAACACCAACGGTCATAGCCAGCAGACGCGTCCGACGAACACTCAAGCCAAGACCGGAAGCACTATTATCGTCGAATACCAACAGTTCGAATCTTCGCGCCAGCCACCACGCAAGCGGGATCAAAATCAACAGGAACACCCCAATGATCTTCACTTGATCCCACGTACGTGCATAAGTACTGCCTGTTAGCCAGATAAAACCGCTACTGCCATATACAGCGCCGCGAACAATCAGAACCTGAATGCCTGCGCCTGCAATTGCAGACATGGCGATACCCAGCAATACAACTGCGGAAGGATTGAGACCCTTCTTCCAGGACAAAGAGAATACGACTGCTGCAGCGAGCCCTGCCCCAACAATCGCCGCTATAGGCAGCAAGAACACCGGAAGACCAGGCCATAGGATGATGACCATCATCGCACCCAAGCCTGCGCCTGACGATACGCCCACGATGGACGCGTCAGCAAGCGGGTTGCGAACGGCCATCTGAATAAGCACACCGCTGATCGCCAGCGCAGCACCTGCACCTGCGGCGACAAGAGTTCGCGGAATGCGAAGCTGCACAATGGCCGAGTATAGCCCATCCGATTGAAACAGGCTTGGCAGAAGATCAGCCATTGGAATGCGCATCCCGCCAAACATCGTACTAAGGAGAACCAATGCTAACGTTAGTACCGTAAAGATAATAGCAATAGGGCCGAATGCCCAGCGACGCGAACGTGCTCCTGTGCT
This window of the Paenibacillus marchantiae genome carries:
- a CDS encoding aminotransferase class I/II-fold pyridoxal phosphate-dependent enzyme; the encoded protein is MKFAKRMEHFSEGIFTRLLEIKRQRLENGEPVIDLSVGTPNIPPAQHIMTALCEAAADASNYTYAVNDQSELLQAVSEWYKRRYHVELNPKTQICSLLGSQEGLAHISLAIVDEGDLVLVPDPCYPVFADGPLLAGAELYYMPQKEEHGYVIQLQDIPEAVARKAKFMLVSYPNNPTTAMAPDQFYLDLIDFAKKYDIIVLHDNAYSELVFDGKTCGSFLAYPGAMDVGIEFNSLSKTYGLAGARIGFCVGNPDVVSVLKKLKSNMDYGMFLPIQKAAIAAITGDQSEVERVRDIYEERRDILCEGFSNLGWHIAKPEASMFIWSRIPDHYDTSEQFAMDLVTQAGVIVTPGSAFGPSGEGYVRFALVQDKETLQQAILSVDNSGMLREKTTKL